One window from the genome of Diabrotica virgifera virgifera chromosome 6, PGI_DIABVI_V3a encodes:
- the LOC114328664 gene encoding uncharacterized protein LOC114328664 has translation MKTVLYLSCLISLVFVHSEVINPQSKNYTIIDYASSYSIPVWYVYSSKVSFTSSILYQKGQKQHEDMIYCTKFNTSQLCSCLKTYLGNPDTAHFRKPVQDKQVAVVDMAQSVIRLNSGTVCNYHKGKCQDPKINSSVGVCWEYKKHKIHTQRYMVEEYNINSNTFLVFDYEGTRTTLQLLYFNKNSSLIWCTNRLDMVVFKGSYEDFENYSIANTSRRNFKCFPKKLVSNDRNTESKSENNNIDTGTMYERINSQKFQQLSESFWVIKFVCVPVIVALILLHMILSCLQFKTLNELKNGNNVKQAKISENSNRKVNKNQTNTKEAYYESVDYDAINRTKK, from the coding sequence ATGAAGACTGTTTTATATTTAAGTTGTTTGATATCATTAGTTTTTGTACATAGTGAAGTTATCAACCCTCAATCCAAAAATTACACCATTATAGATTATGCAAGTTCGTACTCGATTCCTGTTTGGTATGTATATAGCAGCAAAGTATCGTTTACATCAAGTATCTTATATCAAAAAGGGCAAAAACAACACGAAGACATGATTTATTGTACAAAATTCAATACCAGCCAATTGTGTTCCTGCCTAAAAACTTATTTAGGTAATCCTGATACTGCCCATTTTCGTAAACCTGTCCAAGACAAGCAAGTAGCTGTAGTAGATATGGCTCAATCTGTAATACGTTTAAACAGTGGAACAGTTTGTAACTATCATAAAGGAAAATGCCAAGACCCAAAAATTAACAGTTCTGTTGGTGTTTGCTGGgaatataaaaaacataaaattcACACACAGCGATATATGGTAGAGGAATATAACATTAATTCAAATACATTTCTAGTTTTTGATTACGAAGGAACTAGAACTACATTGCAACTattatattttaacaaaaatagctCACTAATATGGTGTACTAATCGACTTGATATGGTGGTTTTTAAAGGATCTTATGAGGATTTCGAAAATTACAGTATAGCAAATACGTCACGTagaaattttaaatgttttccaaaaaaattggtttcaaatgATCGAAACACAGAAAGTAAATCTGAAAATAATAATATTGATACTGGTACTATGTATGAAAGAATTAATTCTCAAAAGTTCCAACAATTATCTGAAAGTTTTTGGGTCATTAAGTTTGTATGCGTGCCTGTTATTGTAGCTTTGATATTATTGCACATGATTCTGTCCTGTCTGCAGTTCAAGACTTTAAACGAGTTAAAGAATGGCAATAATGTTAAACAGGCGAAGATTTCTGAAAACTCTAAcagaaaagtaaataaaaatcaaactaatacaAAGGAAGCCTACTACGAAAGTGTTGACTATGATGCCATAAACCGAACAAAGAAGTGA